From Planctomycetota bacterium, the proteins below share one genomic window:
- a CDS encoding FAD/NAD(P)-binding oxidoreductase, translated as MSVPDDHCVIVGGGHAAAQLCASLRQAKWRGPITLIADEPVVPYHRPPLSKTQLDPNGDSDLQLIRPTDFYEDQGIQLRLDQRAEAIDRDAKTVQVGDASIEYTSLVLATGSKHLRPPISGIDHDLVSSLRTAAEAEAVRDATRDADRVAIIGAGFIGLEVAASLRKLGRSVTVFEMADRVLSRVTCEAVSDFFEALHRGHDVDLRTGTAVASIDPSSGGLALRDKAGETLCEVDFVVVGAGAAPNDDLARACGLDVDNGIVVDEMNRTSDPSIYAMGDCCNQFHPLYETRLRLESVQNATDQAKRVAAAIAGATQLKTTLPWFWSDQYDVKLQIAGVSTGYDRCVVRGKAEPGQSFSAWYLRDETLIAVDAINEAKSYVIGSKLIPKQIKPPAESLADVSFELKDLLKSSN; from the coding sequence ATGAGTGTGCCGGACGACCATTGCGTCATCGTCGGTGGCGGTCACGCCGCGGCCCAGCTGTGTGCCTCGCTCCGCCAGGCAAAGTGGCGTGGGCCGATCACGCTCATCGCCGACGAACCCGTCGTGCCGTACCACCGTCCGCCGCTATCGAAGACGCAGCTCGATCCGAACGGCGACTCGGACCTCCAGCTGATCCGGCCGACTGATTTCTACGAGGATCAGGGCATCCAGCTGCGTCTGGATCAGCGTGCCGAAGCGATCGATCGTGATGCGAAGACCGTTCAGGTTGGAGACGCGTCGATCGAGTACACGTCGCTCGTCCTTGCAACAGGTTCGAAGCACCTCAGACCGCCGATCAGCGGCATCGATCACGACCTGGTCTCCTCACTCCGCACCGCCGCCGAAGCTGAGGCCGTTCGCGACGCGACTCGTGATGCGGACCGTGTCGCCATCATCGGCGCTGGCTTCATCGGCCTCGAAGTCGCAGCCTCACTGCGGAAGCTCGGACGCTCAGTGACCGTCTTCGAGATGGCCGATCGTGTGCTGTCGCGCGTGACTTGCGAGGCGGTGTCAGACTTTTTCGAGGCACTCCATCGCGGGCACGACGTCGACCTCCGAACTGGAACCGCCGTCGCATCGATCGACCCGTCAAGCGGCGGGCTCGCTCTGCGGGACAAAGCGGGTGAGACCCTCTGCGAAGTCGACTTCGTCGTGGTCGGTGCCGGAGCCGCACCGAATGACGACCTTGCCCGAGCCTGCGGCCTCGACGTCGACAACGGGATCGTCGTCGACGAGATGAATCGGACGTCCGATCCGTCGATCTATGCAATGGGCGACTGCTGCAATCAGTTCCACCCGCTCTACGAGACGCGGCTGCGACTCGAATCCGTTCAGAACGCAACCGATCAGGCCAAACGCGTCGCCGCTGCCATCGCCGGTGCAACGCAGCTGAAGACGACGCTGCCGTGGTTCTGGTCGGACCAGTACGACGTGAAGCTGCAGATCGCGGGCGTGTCGACGGGCTACGACCGATGCGTCGTTCGCGGCAAGGCCGAGCCAGGCCAGAGCTTTTCGGCCTGGTACCTGCGCGACGAGACGCTCATCGCAGTCGACGCCATCAACGAGGCCAAGAGCTACGTGATCGGCAGCAAGCTGATTCCGAAGCAGATCAAGCCGCCTGCTGAGTCACTCGCTGATGTCAGCTTCGAACTCAAAGACCTGCTGAAGTCCTCCAACTAG
- a CDS encoding cytochrome P450, with product MADRDPFAEDRQNAGIKTMQAEGQDMPLVLRLKDVRKCCKDWKQFSNDDPYMIVPHSEADVRDVRQYPIETDPPDHTNYRALVEPFFKRPNAPEYQADMRRLVEEIVDDAARKDEVEIVREVALPLQSRSLTRLLNVPDSEADLWISWGIHVFKEGDGV from the coding sequence ATGGCCGACAGAGATCCTTTCGCAGAAGATCGACAGAACGCCGGCATCAAGACGATGCAGGCCGAAGGGCAGGACATGCCGCTGGTCCTTCGTCTCAAAGACGTTCGCAAGTGCTGCAAGGACTGGAAGCAGTTCAGCAATGACGATCCGTACATGATCGTCCCGCACTCCGAGGCGGACGTTCGCGACGTGCGGCAGTACCCGATCGAGACCGATCCACCGGATCACACCAACTACCGCGCGCTGGTCGAGCCTTTTTTCAAGCGGCCGAACGCCCCGGAGTACCAGGCGGACATGCGACGTCTGGTCGAGGAGATCGTCGACGACGCCGCGAGGAAGGACGAGGTTGAAATCGTTCGCGAGGTCGCACTGCCGCTCCAGTCGCGTTCGCTGACGCGGCTGCTCAACGTGCCCGATAGCGAGGCCGACCTTTGGATCAGCTGGGGCATCCATGTCTTCAAAGAGGGCGACGGCGTG